Sequence from the Cucumis sativus cultivar 9930 chromosome 1, Cucumber_9930_V3, whole genome shotgun sequence genome:
AATACACCATAGTTaaattcttagtcaaattaaaaaaaaaaaaacaaaaacaactttttgaaagctattttttttagtttacctaaaatttaaaaaccattgatagaaagtaaataacaagagaagaaaggaaTCGCCGTTTTGAAGAACGAATTAAGTTGATCGTTTATATGTTGAAGATCATACGTTGTAATTCcatttcataataattattgttgaagttgttgaaaatgaaatagagaGCATTTTGGACAAATATGTTGGCTCCtagtttattattgaattgaataatGGAAGGAGATCAAAAAgaaagtttattatatataaagaaacaaaatgatgGAATGAGCATGAAGACACTTGGCATgacaaagatatatatatatatacaaacccCTAAAACTCTTGAGATCTCTTCATATCAATGAATTTGGTATATTGGCCTTTGAATTTGTTTCTCTGAATTCATACAGACACCCTGACCAGTGACCAAAACCAAAGCATGTAAAACCCTAAAACATGGTCCTTGATTCTtggatattattattaatgttgtagccatatatatatatatatatttatattgtacAAATAATCTCAAATTGATAAATCAATGAACATTTATGTGCAAACCAAAATCAACACAACAGTACTATTGATTCAATTCtcttcaaccaaaaaaatgtGCCTAAAATGTCTCTATAtgattcattatttttaatagaagaattatatatatatatatatatatatagatatatatggtatacacacaaatatatgtttataagaAAGGACAGCCATGTGTTTTTGTCTCCCTTCTACAGAAACTCCTCACCCTCTCTTCActgttttctctctttgtcCATTTcctaatttatcttttaaattatggtCTATTAAATTTTACGAGCATAAAACGACAATCGAAGGGGAATAGAAAACGTAAAGCTAAAAGAAGTCGACGTACATAGATTTACGTGATATATTGATCTCATAGAGTATTAATTACTACATCTATGataaaaagaacaacaatttattattaaagagaataattcttataaataacctaaaattaaatataatcaaatatagtttACTTCTCTAAACCTTAATATTAAAATCGTGAATGAAGTGAATAATTGAATATAGGATATATGAGTACAATTTTATTTCCCCGTACcttgaaaaagatacaaaattgatgAAGACCCATAATCATTCTTGGTATATTGCAATGTGGGGTTActtaaatttaatctaaacTAAGCaacacaataataattttttaaaaaagaagacaaagaaaCCCAAGAAGAGTGAAGTAAAGCCATATCTAATTGATGTTGAAATATCTTAGTtttatttgagtttgatttgatGCAAAAGGGAAGGAAGAGAGCactgttttttcaaaaattttaattaacttattattattggaatCTTAGGTATAGTGTGTATAATATAGaattgatgataataataataatggaccATTGTAGCCTGCCTTTTGAGTGTCATTTGGACCcctctttttttgttacttaAAAATGCCATCCCACAGCTCATCTTTGGGCTACACATCTATtctatatattcttaattattactGCCTTAATTATAATGTTAGGCCTAAAAAGCAGCTcattttaatctctttttattcaaaaattaaagttaacaTAATTATGCTTCTCTTATGTTCATTCCTTCATTCCTTTGACTCATAACCAGTGTATGATATAATGCATTATTTGAATCTATCTattaaaaacagaaacagaaaaaaaaaacgggGGAAAGTTAattctttataaattaaagCAATTGATTAACTCAAGAACtagaaactatatattttagcTAGGGTTCtaactctttaattaattcactATCTTTTGCAACTCTCTTTTTTGATTCACCAATTAAACGATGACACATCGGATTCATctttaatttccaaaaaagaagtttgtatttttgaattttttgtgtGAGGAAATTGTGAATAACCCACTTCTCCTAACCCTTTTTTTGATTAGTGTCACTAGGCTTTTGACAAGATTAATTTGGTAGAGGGTCAATCTTTGCCTTCCAAtctaacccaaaaaaaaaaaaaaaaaattgttgccAAAATAAGCTTGTGTGTTTCTGTTCTATCTTCCTTATTAATTTTCTCCTCTCTCTTTCCATTAATCTAAAcccatatataaataaactcTCTCTTAGGGTTAGGGTTATGTTGTTAGTTCTCCTTTGCTGAGAATtccctaaagaaaaaaaaaagagagaaagctttctcctttttttccctttgtaaatttgaacaaCCACCAAAATCAGCAAAGATTGGTGGGTTTAGAGCTTTAGGGGATTCCAAAACCATGAAGAAAAGGCTGGTGGTGGTGAGGAAATCTGATGGCTCTAACGGGCGACGAAACCACCACTGGTCCAGTTCGGGATCGGAGGTGCGGTACGCAGAGTGCCAGAAGAATCACGCGGCGAAGCTCGGGGGGTTCGCGGTGGACGGATGCCGAGAATTCATGGCAAGAGGAGAGGATGGGACTGAGGAGGCTCTGAATTGTGCTGCTTGTGGTTGCCACAGGAATTTTCATAGAAGGGAGGTTGATGCTGAAGTTGTTTTTGAGTATTCTCCTCCAAACtccaattaattttcatttaattgaaAGGATCATCAAATCATCAATCATCAtcataaaaacttcaaattgacTAAAAgggtttgtgttttatgtATAATGTTTTCTATGGTCtggtttttctttgatttttagttttgcaTTTTGATCATGTAAATCTGATCATCAGTAACCAAACATTATATGATGGATTATTGGGGAaggaaaaattagaaagaaaaagaaaaaacaaatattaataatttgattttcagtttttgtttttttggttctTGCTTTTCTTCAAGAATATATTGATTCAAGGGTTTCTCTCTTTATTACATGACCCAAATCctaaactttctttcttttatccctatttagttcatttattcaataatttctaATCAAACATGAATTCCCTTGGGAGATTCCCAaacctaaaaagaaaaagaaatagagattTGAGTTTTCCTTTATCATATTCTTGCCATATATATGTTGAATCAATTCATTTCCTCCTCTTTGAATCTATACTAAGATTATAGGTTAGAAATCGAAACTTTCGACTTTACTAAAGATCGATTctgataattaatatatgaaaaccCCTAGATAATTAGTGTGGttggaaatatataaatacataagaAAACCCTCATGGAGAATGAACTTTTTTTCAGTGAAATTTcaatgtttgtttgttgttctTCATAGGGAtgtgatttttcttcttcttcttgtaaATGGACCAAAGTGGTTCATTGTGATAAGATACAATATtagattttaatataataattaatcaaattttgaaatatgaaaatcttttcaaaaccCCACTAATAGTTCAATCATGTCTGTGATCACTATTCtccaatttcaataaattattaaaaattcattctCAATTAAAAGCTCTTTCTCTTATAATCACTCGTCCACATCCCTCCACTGtcccttcttttctttccttcaacatttcattcatatggtttctttaatttaatatactttcattcaaaataaaaaatattatccttttatttaaattacataCAGTCTATATTAGCCATCCACAACCCTAGATTTATGTGGTtcataaaacttatattttctCCAAAATTGTTTACATGACCTAAAATACACAAGAAATTGTTGCatttataaaactatataCTTGTAATTGTGATATGTACATATacaatttgaattcaataggGTATGGTTATGTACATATGgaatattttcttgatttttaacTTCTTCTTCACTAATGATATTAATCAACATTgttttcttcctcattttggaataattaaggaaaaagGCATGAGAAAATTTTGGCCCTCTTTGAAGTTTATTTCTATGTGTTTACAACTTTGGTAATTGGGAATGAATTTGGGTGTTTGTTGTTCATTTGTTGGACTTCATATGGAAATTCTTTTgtcaataatattaattaccAACAAACAGACAAATATATGTTCAATGATAGGTAATGTTTGaattcaagaaaaaacaacGAAACtgataaatttttctaaatatgagTTGTACATTTATAGGTCTTTAATTAGTTggataaatttgtaatatttagaGGCTAAATTAGAAGTTTTTAAGCATTCAAATTAGATAAGTAACAAAAGTAGcttattcaaaatttctaacataaaaaattaagggAGAAAGAAACGATTGATTAGAACTGTATactatatatgtgtgtatatatatatatatatatatacaattcaactaaaaaaaatctctgaattttcattaagtttgtgaataaattttttataaaaatgaaagtctattatataatttagtttatatacttttaattttgtaacaaatttaataacaatattcCATTCTTGAGTTGCTAAATTACAtgtttaactaattaaatggTTACAAAATTTGGAGTACACTAAGATGTAATATTTAGTCTagtattttataataataaaaaaaacacattacataatttttgttataaatagagtaattataatagataagaatatttttttaaaaaatagatatattagGGAATGAATGATATAGATTAATATTAGAAAtagtgaataaaataataaaagaaaaagagtgaaataataaagcaataaataataataataataataataataataataataatagagagGAATGAATGGGGTGACGGTGGAGAGTTGAAAGTGGCCGTCTACTCCGCCGCCACTCCATCCCACACGTGCGTCCTCTCCTCTTATATTCCAatccctttcttctttttcttttcttttcttttttttaataatattcattCTCCCATTGGGCTCCCCCTGCCTTCCTTAATATTAGGAACTTGTTTCGGCCCGGCCCACATATACTCAGACAATAAAGCCTTTATTTCCTCTCTTGGtctccttctctctctctctcattttcatcATATCCAATTAATAgtgattatagttttttcattcatttcattCTAACAAGCGCATATACTCGTGGACATGACCTATTGGATGTTTATGTATTAGACATGCATACACTCCTtcttcaataaattaaaatacatcaACCTAAGTCTTTTAACCATATAAATCTatcaattcatttatttttaaaaattatatatatatatatatatatatatatgttttagaaatgaatattttagtaaATGTGTTCTTGTTGTGTTATATccttgattttaaaaatataaatgtgttCTCATGTTTGTTTCGTGTTTCGTATCTATgtcttttagatttaattgGAGTGATATTGATACGTGATAGTACATATTGAATACGAGTCGAACTATATGTTATATCTCACCTTCTTGTTATTATGTCATCACTGTTATTAGTATAGATAGACTAATtgatttttcatattaaattatacaaaagtTTGAGTTAGATTTTGAACTggttttgaaagaaatgtCTGGAgagtttttttctaattagaTGAATATCAACACCTGACCTTTAATGTGTTATCAATTTTTACATATCTAActaattaatagaattttttaaaccAATTTTAAAAGTCCAAgagtgtattttttttaatggaacaAGTTTCAAACTACATATGATTTAAGCCTTtctgaaaaatgaataaaaagtttaaatcatAATGTTAAGATTATATTCTTCAGGTGATGATTGTGTCTTCAAATACTTTGGATTCACATCTAATAATGTTAAGATTATATCCCACAAATTCAGTCTAAAGCCAACCATCTTTAAGATTCACAACCCCAttaaaaaagcataaatttcaacaaacaaaataattcactaaatttaatttcaattccatAATAAACACAGTAAATTACTCAGAACTAACAACCCAAAGACTTTTCTCTATATGTAAAATGAAACAGGGGACCCTAATTCCaaaattgtataattaaataaaacattactCATCTCTACTACATAGTTTCATCTGAGAATCTTTGAAAACTATACAATAACCTCTTTCatctattttgatttaaattttaaacaaacccaagatagaaaattatatatataatataatgaaaagtaCCAAATGAAATGGgagttttttcttcatctctcttGATGAGCTTTCCTTTGTTAAGATCTGTTGTGAATTGGATCAGATCCTTTCTTGACTCCTCTTTTGTTGGATTGATTTGGGTCAAAGTTCATGGCTGGTGATGGAGCtgctaaattcaaatttttctcATCTGATGAATCAGCTTTGTGGGTGTTGATAGTATTTGTGGATTTGAAAGCTACCCATTTGAGAGCAGCATCAATTGTGCTAAGCCCATTTGCTGTTGTTTGAGGCTGTTGATCAAGAACACACAGCAAAAAACAAGCTACAACAAACACAAACCTCAAACCTTTCCTGCTAAACAAGGAAcccattatttcttttttctttttgtgtgtgttttggttttgtgtttgtactcaacaaaaccaaattccaaaatttgtttatatggGGAGGGGGAAATTCCATGGGGGGTTTatcctttttattataagattGAAAAAAGATTCACACCTCAATCATAAGCCTGCCATAGAAGcaatacaaagaaaaaggcTGTTTTAGAAGACTCTGTCTAAGTTTGAATAAAAAGTTAAGTTGGGAACACCATTCTTGGGAAGCTAAGtatctttttcctctctctttcaCTTATctctgttttatttttcatccataattttgtaatatatgctcttcttctctacttttaaccttactatatattatatgtttaattaaaaccaCAAGATATAAACTATgtaatgaagaaaaatcaactgatatatatatgtttatgtcATATATGTGTCTGCTGCTTTATCTCTAATTACCTTGTAATCATTGTGTGtaacttaattaatatgacATGACAtgatatcatttattaatggTGTTATTGTAAGTGTGTTGTTTGGTTGGCTTTAGGAATTTTAAAGCATATTCATTCAGGTACATCAAAAGCAGAGATGTTGGGAGAATGGAGGAAAACAAAGGGAATAACTAAACATATAGTTAATTAGGCAATCattgattatattttagttttgaacttaatttaatattgattatgTCGGGTAAGTGACCCTATGCTTTACCATTTTTACCAACCATGTTATCCGTGagcataaatttaatattacatctCATCTAGCACTCACCTCAACGTGTGAACAGTGAACTTGACACGCCTCATAGACTACGTGCTCTTTTAACGTATTAAATAATTCGATCTACCAAAAAGCTTAAGTTGTGGATATGGGTAACGATTTGAACCAAGACCACCAATAACTAGTTGTCTTGATATAACGTGTTAAACAATCAATTGATCCAAAAACTAATGCCTTCGTATAACCTCATCGACTATACCTATTATGATCAAATGTGTTAAGTAACTAATTGATTGACCCAAAAGTATAATTAAGGTCTCTCTTGTGGATAGTTGTTTAAACACAAAACCACGTAGACCCAATTAAACTTCAATGGTTTGAATAGTACATAACTTGTTGGAGTAGTTGGTGTGATAGGAAATGTGATGGGTAAAgataaattgaatattaaaagaaaacgtGTTTATTAATGTggatagaaaagagaaagagaaagagttGGGGGTGGGTTTGTAGAGAGAAATGGAGTTACTTTATGCTTTTGGTAGGCAAATTCCATAGAACTAAAAAGcttaataaagaagaagaagaagaagaagaaaagaagaaaacacttGAAGAATACATAACACTGTTTAGGTTAAGAGGATGATGTTGAATTGAATGCGTTTTTTAagggctttttttttcttttctttttggctcatatctctctctctctcgcttATCAATGAAGACCATGACCATCTTTTGATCCACACATTATTGGGTTTTGGATTTCACTTTATTTACccaaaagacaaaaatgtTTCAcccacattttctttttctttcatttaattcaactaattaaaGGGAAACAAAGATGGGATTTAAGGATTGGGAGTTCtattttaagttgtttttgaaaatttaaaagatgtaATTTAGGATTTAActagttttaagtttttacaACTTACCAACAAACTtgattcttaattattaatttaaaagtataaatattaaagtttcGAGGTTAAATTATTACgaattgttataaatttaaaactattctTTACATTTGGAAAAAGGTTAAATAagatattaaaacaatttagaaGTGCTTTTTAGAATGTGGTTTTAGTAGGACAATGGACTTGACCAACCATCACCTCATAAAAATTTGtcccactttttcttttatttttgattaagtttggaaattttaaaatcacttaagaaaaacacataaatcatttaaaatcaattttaaaagttaaagactaaacaaaaaaaaaaatattatatttttcacacCCATAGAAAGTATAATATTAGTAATGCATAATTCAAATTGCTTTTCTTACCAAAACATTATCTCTCTATTATGTTTAACTATGAGTGTATAAAGTAGAAGTACAATAGGTAtcctttttaagttttttttcttttcctccaaaagaagaaatggacaCTTATCTTTATTTCTaacatcattttttataatgttacttttcttttcttttctttgttattgtactaaaaagaacaattaagtagaatttgaaaatttacatttcaCAATGGCATCATCACATTCAAATAGGACtctaactttattttattttatttaagtcattatttaaacaaataaaaaaatatttattattgcaAATTGTTATTAGGGATATTTTTGGTTGTGGGTTTTGGTTTAACTCTAGAGGAAGGGTGTgagaatttcaaaatgttttccatACTAAGTGAACATGGGAAAGTAGTCCATGCTCCTTCACCTCGTTTTAGAATACTTGTAGTTTGTTACAGTTgcatttctaaacttttaatttcattgatcATATTCTTGTAGTTTCAGAATGCTTGCAACTaacctttattttatatatataaaagaccAAGTGATTTAGTTAATGTTCGCATGAGATTTCGAGAGAAATATCATTttggaattgaactttgtatattggatacattttttagtatttactattttgatgttctctctcaaatacaaattaatgCTTAGAACTTCTTGGTGTTCGGTCTCTGGAATAAGTCAATTTGAGCTTCAATCTTCTAGAATCTAAAGaaagtttgattttctaagtcttcaatctttcaagAGGTGATGTTCTCGAGGTTGATAAGAATTTGCACGCTTAAGAACTTTTAGAAGTGCTTTAGTTCTTCCTCCAACCAAATATCttcaaaatgaatgaaaaagtatctatttatagagaatttGTATGGACTTTAGGTGAATTTGAGCCAATTTGCTTGGTGCTTGGACTAGGcttatttgtttgttggatttggatttgggCTCATCCATCTGTTAAACTTGGATTGAGCTTAGACTCATTATCCTTTTGGcccattttttatatatagggTTGTTAGATATGATAAAACTTAATTACCTAAACACAAACCAcgttataattatatttgatataatgaCGTGACGAAATTTAATTGACCAAAATTTGTCGCTTAACAGtattaattaacttatataagtttaaatgaagtatcataaattttattgttttccatagaaggtaaatagtttgttttcttttcctttctatttttgaaaaaaatatatccctattttttatttttaagaaactaATAGAACTCTAAATTTACAACAAATAATTagtatacaaaattttgaattcaataactaaaaaattgtaaGGTAATTTTATCActtcttattatattaaaataaaaagtaaaattaaagaattttttcgaaaatagataaataaaacaagCTATTTATACCttgctatatttaatttttatagaaaatagtaaataggagagtttgcaaaaatagcaaagaaatttatgatatacatcttcaaaattacaaaagtagcaaatttaaaggCAGATTATCATTAAATTATCGTTTGATTATCGTCgtgtttgtcaaatttgcaatatgcaaaaagaaTGTGttattaggtttttttttctatctaatgcaatttttcatctttacatgtaaatatttttacaatttttattctcattatttatttttaatttaaaataatcatttttttttaaatagaaaaataaaaacaaacaaaaccaaaaaattactGGTCTAAGTGGACCGGTGGagttaaaccaaaatataaagatgaatttgaaacaaaaatccCATATAAAACCTCGTCTTCTATACTGTACTTTGCTAGGGTTTTAGTTTGAAGCTTGATTGTTCCAACTTGAATTCACAAATTACAATGGCGGAAGAGACAATCCCTCAACTCGATCCGGAGGTAACCAACTCAGGCACTGAAGATATGGAATTGGAAACTACGGAACCGAAAGCTTCAACTGATGCTTCTGAAGCAAATGAGGCCGCTCCAGTAATTAATGGCGATGCTACTTCGAAGCGAGAGAGGGAGGAAAGCGCCGATGATGGCGTCGCCGATGGGAAGAAGCAGAAGATAGAGAAATCTGTTGAGGAGGAAAGGCTTGAGAAGTTGGGTGGAGACGGTAAGTGTGAGGAGGAACCTGTTCCTGTGAGCTTAGGCCCCAAGAGCTTTCGATCATCGGTGGAATTGTTTGATTACTTCTATAAGATCCTTCACCACTGGCCTGTCAACTTGAACGTGAACCAGGTATGATAttattaacttattttaaatgtgTCATAGTTCTCtgtttttgttaattgaaAGCTCGAGAATGATATTGAGAAAAtactaattttgttataaggGATTGTTGGAACTTGGTTGAACAGTTTTAGCAAAAGGGTTTCTATATAACTGCATGCTTATTCAAAAGGGAATCTCAAATGTCcaagttcttttttatattatttgaatacaATGCTTGcttgtttgaattatttatgGTTTCCTGTTGTtgagtataatttaattgaagaCATAAAGATTGTATTGCTTCTTACTGCCAGTTAgattaattattgttgtttgtttaatttgataaaatttgaactcGAATGGATATTCATCTATATTGTGCTCTATTTGGTCGTGTTATGATTCGTTTAGTTGATTCTTTTagtaaatttttgttgttatggCTGGATGGTTTTTCCTAAACTAAGTATGATTTTTGAGTCAGTTTCCAATATTTCttcaaatgttttgttgaCGGTTGGTTGGTGTCCGTTTTACTCTAAACCTACTTACTTCTTTAGATGAGACTGTTCGACTTTATTAATTATGGAAAATGGAATCTGGGTAGTACTAGAAAAATCCCAGCCTGGAgggataaattttatttgtttctgtGACGGATACTCTTTTACCTTATTTGCTCATTCAAGAATTTCTTTCAgcagtttatttttcttgtgttATGTTGTTATTCTTCAGGATTCCCGTATTCTTGATTGATTGATGTCTGtggaattaattaatgatattgataTACTTTATCTATATACTACGGTATGGCTTATCCTGTGATGTGGAGCAAATTATTCAAACAGAAGCTATGGCTTCTAACCGTTTGTGATACAATGAGaacatttttatcaaataattcgTAATTAGAAATGCAGTCAAGTGTTTATCTTCTACTGTCTTAAAGCGTTTAGAAGTGTATTCCTTTAGGCTTTAGCTCACCTTACCATAACTTAAATGGTTAAAACATAAGCAATGCCAATTTTAGGCTTGAATTTATGTTCTATGAAGAGTGTATTTCCTTAAGGTCCCCTATATTAACTTGTAAGTCGtgcttttcatttaattaacaGCCTTTCCAACGTAAAAGATAATCCCCCGAAGTCATTGACTTGATTTGAAACAtctataaatgataatttacATGATGAGAAAGCAGTGACTCTGTTAATacaatatttgatatttgtttctATGGCAGTACGAGCAAATGGTGCTGGTAGATTTACTTAAGAAGGGACATCTAGAACCAGAGAAAAAGATTGGCTGTGGTATTCACTCTTTT
This genomic interval carries:
- the LOC101221523 gene encoding mini zinc finger protein 3, which encodes MKKRLVVVRKSDGSNGRRNHHWSSSGSEVRYAECQKNHAAKLGGFAVDGCREFMARGEDGTEEALNCAACGCHRNFHRREVDAEVVFEYSPPNSN
- the LOC105436339 gene encoding protein EMBRYO DEFECTIVE 514, coding for MAEETIPQLDPEVTNSGTEDMELETTEPKASTDASEANEAAPVINGDATSKREREESADDGVADGKKQKIEKSVEEERLEKLGGDGKCEEEPVPVSLGPKSFRSSVELFDYFYKILHHWPVNLNVNQYEQMVLVDLLKKGHLEPEKKIGCGIHSFQIRFHPEWKSKCFFLIREDESADDFSFRKCVDHILPLPENFKGKFDANRALGGGKHRGGGRGGGGGRGRGGGGRWRN